A stretch of the Actinomycetota bacterium genome encodes the following:
- the truB gene encoding tRNA pseudouridine(55) synthase TruB, which translates to MVVDKPAGITSHDVVARCRRLFGQRRVGHGGTLDPDATGVLLVGLGQATRLLRFLSELPKSYVGEIVLGTATSTLDASGEVVGEWDMAAVTPELAARVAAERFTGAIEQVPPMVSALKVGGRRLHELAREGVEVERAPRPVTVYRFDVAPGPAPGALSAHVTCSAGTYVRSLAADLGEALGGGAHLRALRRTAVGPFGEAEAVPLDRLTRADVRPPVEALRGRPVVEVEGDDLLAAVGHGKVLERSVLGIPARASGDEPGWASGEAGEAGTGDRDVAGGGPGHGDGTGAGGRDGGPPGGASRAGEDRAGRGGARGRAPEGPWAVVGPDGRLLAVYEAFTATTVKPAVVFPSSRPGSF; encoded by the coding sequence GTGGTGGTCGACAAACCCGCGGGCATCACGTCCCACGACGTGGTGGCCCGGTGCCGGCGGCTGTTCGGCCAGCGCCGGGTGGGCCACGGGGGCACCCTCGATCCCGACGCCACCGGCGTGCTCCTGGTCGGGTTGGGCCAGGCCACCCGCCTGCTGCGCTTCCTGTCCGAGCTGCCCAAGTCCTACGTGGGCGAGATCGTGCTGGGCACGGCCACGTCCACCCTCGACGCCTCGGGCGAGGTCGTGGGGGAGTGGGACATGGCGGCCGTGACCCCCGAGCTGGCCGCCAGGGTGGCCGCCGAACGCTTCACGGGCGCCATCGAGCAGGTCCCGCCCATGGTCTCGGCCCTCAAGGTCGGTGGCCGGCGCCTGCACGAGCTGGCCCGGGAGGGCGTGGAGGTCGAACGTGCGCCCCGGCCCGTCACCGTGTACCGCTTCGACGTGGCGCCGGGGCCGGCCCCCGGGGCCCTGTCGGCCCACGTAACGTGCTCGGCCGGCACCTACGTGCGCTCCCTGGCCGCCGACCTGGGGGAGGCCCTGGGGGGTGGCGCCCACTTGCGGGCCCTGCGCCGTACGGCGGTGGGCCCCTTCGGCGAGGCCGAAGCCGTGCCCCTCGACCGGCTCACCCGGGCCGATGTGCGCCCCCCGGTCGAGGCCCTCCGGGGCCGGCCCGTGGTGGAGGTCGAGGGCGACGACCTGCTGGCCGCCGTGGGCCACGGCAAGGTGCTCGAACGCTCGGTCCTGGGCATCCCCGCCCGGGCCAGCGGCGATGAGCCCGGCTGGGCCAGCGGCGAGGCGGGTGAGGCCGGGACCGGTGACAGGGACGTGGCCGGTGGCGGGCCGGGCCACGGCGATGGCACCGGGGCAGGCGGGCGGGATGGTGGTCCGCCGGGAGGCGCTAGCAGGGCCGGGGAGGACAGGGCCGGCCGGGGCGGCGCCCGGGGGCGCGCGCCGGAAGGGCCGTGGGCGGTGGTCGGGCCCGATGGGCGCCTGCTGGCCGTCTACGAGGCGTTCACGGCCACGACGGTGAAACCGGCGGTCGTCTTCCCATCGAGCCGCCCCGGGTCGTTCTAG
- a CDS encoding DUF503 domain-containing protein: protein MHVAVVQVDLHVPHSRSLKEKRAAVKPVVEGLRQRFSLSVAEVGYQDKWQRALVGFAVVSETHAHAAEVVAAAERWLWSRPDIEVSSFGTEWSTYEGDG, encoded by the coding sequence GTGCATGTCGCGGTGGTGCAGGTCGACCTGCACGTCCCCCACAGCCGGTCGCTCAAGGAGAAGCGGGCGGCTGTCAAGCCGGTGGTCGAGGGGCTGCGCCAGCGCTTCTCGCTGTCGGTGGCCGAGGTGGGCTACCAGGACAAGTGGCAGCGCGCTCTCGTAGGGTTCGCGGTCGTGTCCGAGACCCACGCCCACGCCGCGGAAGTTGTGGCCGCGGCCGAGCGTTGGTTGTGGAGTAGGCCCGACATCGAGGTCTCCAGTTTCGGCACCGAGTGGTCGACCTACGAAGGAGATGGGTGA
- the rbfA gene encoding 30S ribosome-binding factor RbfA: MATDRRYSRLDRVNETLREVIADQLERIDDERLELVTVTGVKVDAGLRHAVVWFDSLKPAGEVGAALAEHRVRLQAAIGRQVRMKHTPELAFVADPAIAVGTRVDEILRGLHQTAGEPPAPGVEDNP, from the coding sequence ATGGCCACCGACCGCCGGTACTCGAGGCTCGACCGCGTCAACGAGACCCTGCGCGAGGTGATCGCCGACCAGCTCGAGCGCATAGACGACGAACGCCTGGAGCTGGTGACGGTCACCGGGGTCAAGGTCGACGCCGGGTTGCGCCACGCCGTCGTCTGGTTCGACAGCTTGAAGCCCGCCGGCGAGGTCGGGGCTGCCCTGGCCGAGCACCGGGTGCGGCTCCAGGCCGCCATCGGCCGCCAGGTGCGCATGAAGCACACCCCTGAACTTGCCTTTGTCGCGGACCCCGCTATAGCCGTAGGGACTAGAGTGGACGAGATACTCCGGGGCTTGCACCAGACCGCTGGGGAACCCCCTGCTCCGGGGGTGGAGGACAACCCATGA
- a CDS encoding DHH family phosphoesterase, with protein sequence MTPELERAAEVIASAPSLALACHQMPDGDALGSMLAMAHLAGAQGRKVVASWPQPFIVAPHYDFLPGLELATKPGDFPAAPDVMVTFDCGSLDRLGELAGPAKAAGELIVIDHHVSNDGYGTINVIDPDAAASAVVVRRLAGVLGWPLTRDAALCLYTGLVCDTGRFQYDNTTPAVFALAQELAGYDLPIGDVNRQLFEKHRLAYLRLAAVALARAEYDPDRRFVATWVTLDDLDGFGVDVEETEGLIDLVRRTAEADVSCVIKETPECTRVSLRAVGDFDVSQVAVAMGGGGHRAAAGFSSDRPVREVLEAVRARLPLVSGG encoded by the coding sequence ATGACGCCCGAGTTAGAGCGCGCCGCCGAGGTGATCGCTTCGGCGCCCTCCCTGGCCCTGGCCTGCCACCAGATGCCCGACGGCGACGCCTTGGGCTCGATGCTGGCCATGGCCCACTTGGCCGGTGCCCAGGGCCGCAAGGTGGTGGCCTCGTGGCCCCAGCCGTTCATCGTGGCCCCTCATTACGACTTCCTGCCCGGCCTGGAGCTGGCCACCAAGCCCGGCGACTTCCCGGCCGCTCCCGACGTGATGGTCACCTTCGACTGCGGGTCGCTCGACCGCCTGGGCGAGCTGGCCGGGCCGGCCAAGGCCGCCGGCGAGCTGATCGTGATCGACCACCACGTGTCCAACGACGGCTACGGCACCATCAACGTGATCGACCCCGACGCGGCCGCCTCGGCCGTGGTGGTACGCCGCCTGGCCGGCGTGCTGGGGTGGCCCCTTACGCGCGATGCCGCCCTCTGCCTCTACACCGGCCTGGTGTGCGACACCGGCCGGTTCCAGTACGACAACACCACGCCGGCCGTCTTCGCCCTGGCCCAGGAGCTGGCCGGCTATGACCTGCCCATCGGCGACGTCAACCGCCAACTGTTCGAGAAGCACCGGCTCGCCTACCTGCGCCTGGCGGCCGTCGCCCTGGCCCGGGCCGAGTACGACCCCGACCGCCGGTTCGTGGCCACCTGGGTGACCCTCGACGACCTCGACGGCTTCGGGGTCGACGTGGAGGAGACCGAGGGCCTCATCGACCTGGTGCGCCGCACGGCCGAGGCCGACGTGTCGTGCGTGATCAAGGAGACCCCCGAGTGCACCCGGGTCTCCCTGCGGGCCGTGGGCGACTTCGACGTCAGCCAGGTGGCGGTGGCCATGGGCGGCGGGGGCCACCGAGCGGCTGCCGGGTTCTCGTCCGACCGGCCCGTGCGCGAGGTGCTGGAGGCTGTCCGGGCCCGCCTGCCCCTCGTCAGCGGCGGCTGA